From a single Miscanthus floridulus cultivar M001 chromosome 8, ASM1932011v1, whole genome shotgun sequence genomic region:
- the LOC136475494 gene encoding uncharacterized protein → MRTLASRSTHSPPVRLPQHMLAAGAMKLARAMEEVLDSVEMLDTVEQALDNVEVMDSVEQTLDNVEPLDIDEAVDSVEVLDTVDVVPDSVEMVPDSVESLCPRCGTFHAGGAFGEACFQARRHTRRCARCGLLHEDYDLPARWLHGMEKFDCEFYVTDVEKLQMDGDTILLPDDVIKKLDEIYNMKKLEDAKMKQDAKEQKASNGFG, encoded by the exons ATGCGCACTCTTGCCTCCCGTAGCACGCACTCGCCGCCAGTTCGTCTCCCGCAGCACATGCTCGCCGCTGGCGCCATGAAGCTCGCTCGCGCCATGGAGGAGGTGCTGGACTCCGTCGAGATGCTGGACACCGTCGAGCAAGCGCTGGACAACGTTGAGGTGATGGACTCCGTCGAGCAGACGCTGGACAACGTCGAGCCGCTGGACATCGACGAGGCGGTGGACTCCGTCGAGGTGCTGGACACCGTCGACGTCGTGCCGGACTCCGTCGAGATGGTGCCCGACTCCGTCGAGTCCCTGTGTCCTCGCTGCGGCACTTTCCACGCTGGCGGCGCCTTCGGAGAAGCCTGCTTCCAAGCTCGCCGCCACACTCGCAGGTGTGCGCGTTGTGGCCTTTTACATGAAGACTACGATCTGCCAGCAAGGTGGTTGCATGGCATGGAAAAGTTTGATTGTGAGTTCTATGTTACTGATGTGGAGAAACTTCAAATGGATGGTGACACAATACTGCTACCTGACGACGTTATCAAGAAGTTGGACGAGATCTACAATATGAAGAAGTTGGAAGATGCAAAGATGAAGCAAGATGCAAAAGAACA AAAGGCTAGCAATGGCTTCGGCTAG
- the LOC136475491 gene encoding uncharacterized protein isoform X2, which translates to MMHGFFFNCNCNPIVVVASRHCSCSSLDIELATHTDTATSDLLQAPGRVAMVHHKPQGSTLPMGDDGSLSMLEHGGTLLLSVVAVDDQGQVQVQGHQEEEEVNHDDISSSSSSSSSSPTGNKHKQTSCLLPARSLRSTDEACHSQQADGGGGRSLSFSKIFNFRIWAPAGASLSSSTLEDYIIDQHQLEHDAAAAAAGAGAGAAKDKSKDEEEKLKQVCRSQSVPATSVARRFSSTAKGKGSRRVADSSSLRRLRLVPLRVPLHPPPPLDQAASATAGGEEEEEEQQEEQDIAAEEAVCRICMVALSEEAVLKLECCCKGELALAHRACAIKWFSIKGNGTCDVCSQEVLNLPVTLRRLPDPDDPARPPSVVQAAVALAQAQAQLLQGTTQADGGAGDPTATTTSRYSSYRVWHGTPILVIVSMLAYFCFLEQLLVGDHGTAALAISLPFACVLGLFSSLTTAKMVSRRYVWIYSAVQFLFIVLFTHIFYRYVRMQAVIAIILSTFAGFSVAICTNSALLRILRWRARHAVASPTTTATAADAQGHGSSSRDGGPPVAMAVAVAEPDIEIALPPAHA; encoded by the exons atgatgcATGGTTTCTTCTTCAATTGCAATTGCAATCCTATCGTCGTCGTCGCAAGCCGTCACTGCTCGTGCTCCAGCCTCGATATCGAGCTCGCCACACACACAGACACAGCTACCTCCGATCTCCTCCAGGCTCCAGGTCGCGTCGCCATGGTTCATCATAAACCACAG GGCTCCACTTTGCCGATGGGAGACGATGGCAGCCTTTCCATGCTGGAACATGGCGGCACATTATTATTATCTGTTGTAGCTGTAGATGATCAGgggcaggtgcaggtgcagggccatcaagaagaagaagaagtcaaCCACGACGAcatctcctcctcctcgtcctcgtcctcgtcctcaccCACCGGGAATAAGCATAAGCAGACGAGCTGCCTTCTGCCAGCACGCAGCCTGAGATCAACAGATGAAGCATGTCATAGCCAGCaagcagacggcggcggcggccggtcgCTGTCCTTCTCCAAGATCTTCAACTTCAGAATATGGGCGCCCGCCGGCGCATCCCTGTCCAGCTCCACCTTGGAGGATTACATTATTGATCAACACCAACTCGAGcatgatgctgctgctgctgctgccggtgCCGGTGCTGGTGCTGCCAAGGATAAGAGCAAGGACGAGGAGGAGAAGCTGAAGCAGGTATGCCGCTCGCAGTCCGTGCCAGCTACGAGCGTCGCCAGGCGATTCAGCAGCACCGCAAAAGGAAAAGGGTCGAGGAGAGTGGCAGACTCCAGCTCTCTCAGGCGGCTCAGACTGGTTCCGCTGCGTGTTCctcttcatcctcctcctcctctagatcAGGCCGCAAGCGCCACAGCcggaggagaagaggaggaagaagaacaacAGGAGGAACAAGATATCGCCGCCGAGGAGGCGGTGTGCCGCATCTGCATGGTAGCCCTGTCGGAGGAGGCGGTGCTCAAGCTGGAGTGCTGCTGCAAGGGCGAGCTGGCCCTGGCGCACAGGGCCTGCGCCATCAAGTGGTTCAGCATCAAGGGCAACGGCACCTGCGACGTGTGCAGCCAGGAGGTGCTCAACCTTCCAGTCACCCTGCGGCGCCTGCCGGACCCTGACGACCCTGCCCGTCCACCATCCGTCGTTCAGGCCGCGGTGGCTCTGGCTCAGGCACAGGCGCAGCTGCTGCAGGGCACTACGCAAGCTGATGGTGGTGCTGGTGATCCTACCGCAACCACCACCAGCAGATACAGCAGCTACAGGGTGTGGCACGGCACGCCAATCCTCGTCATCGTCAGCATGCTCGCCTACTTCTGCTTCCTGGAACAGCTGCTG GTCGGCGACCATGGCACGGCGGCTCTGGCCATCTCCTTGCCCTTCGCCTGCGTCCTTGGCCTCTTCTCCTCCCTAACCACAGCAAAGATGGTGTCCAGGAGATATGTATGGATCTACTCTGCAGTGCAGTTCCTCTTCATTGTGCTCTTCACGCACATCTTCTACAGATAC GTGCGGATGCAAGCCGTGATCGCCATCATCCTGTCCACCTTCGCGGGCTTCAGCGTCGCCATCTGCACCAACTCCGCCCTCCTCCGGATTCTCAGATGGAGGGCCAGGCACGCTGTGGCATCGCCCACCACAACCGCTACAGCTGCCGACGCTCAGGGCCATGGTTCCAGTTCCAGGGACGGGGGGCCACCAGTGGcaatggcagtggcagtggcggagccagacATTGAGATCGCTCTGCCTCCTGCTCATGCATAG
- the LOC136475491 gene encoding uncharacterized protein isoform X1 encodes MMHGFFFNCNCNPIVVVASRHCSCSSLDIELATHTDTATSDLLQAPGRVAMVHHKPQGSTLPMGDDGSLSMLEHGGTLLLSVVAVDDQGQVQVQGHQEEEEVNHDDISSSSSSSSSSPTGNKHKQTSCLLPARSLRSTDEACHSQQADGGGGRSLSFSKIFNFRIWAPAGASLSSSTLEDYIIDQHQLEHDAAAAAAGAGAGAAKDKSKDEEEKLKQVCRSQSVPATSVARRFSSTAKGKGSRRVADSSSLRRLRLVPLRVPLHPPPPLDQAASATAGGEEEEEEQQEEQDIAAEEAVCRICMVALSEEAVLKLECCCKGELALAHRACAIKWFSIKGNGTCDVCSQEVLNLPVTLRRLPDPDDPARPPSVVQAAVALAQAQAQLLQGTTQADGGAGDPTATTTSRYSSYRVWHGTPILVIVSMLAYFCFLEQLLVGDHGTAALAISLPFACVLGLFSSLTTAKMVSRRYVWIYSAVQFLFIVLFTHIFYRYPVSEDDDDHVEFDLNDPEDDDGGTGFALHEPEDDDGHIGFALHEPDDDGDAALDLNDPPLEHGNEHAAPIEANHRRKEMTEDVRKQVYQALLARSKNEKLAKKDTRIVADQFGLHIRSVQRLWKRGIHQLAQNIPVVVASKKKGRCGRKVVPLDLELLRNIPLKQRMTIEDVSSKLGMSKARIQRYLKKRFA; translated from the exons atgatgcATGGTTTCTTCTTCAATTGCAATTGCAATCCTATCGTCGTCGTCGCAAGCCGTCACTGCTCGTGCTCCAGCCTCGATATCGAGCTCGCCACACACACAGACACAGCTACCTCCGATCTCCTCCAGGCTCCAGGTCGCGTCGCCATGGTTCATCATAAACCACAG GGCTCCACTTTGCCGATGGGAGACGATGGCAGCCTTTCCATGCTGGAACATGGCGGCACATTATTATTATCTGTTGTAGCTGTAGATGATCAGgggcaggtgcaggtgcagggccatcaagaagaagaagaagtcaaCCACGACGAcatctcctcctcctcgtcctcgtcctcgtcctcaccCACCGGGAATAAGCATAAGCAGACGAGCTGCCTTCTGCCAGCACGCAGCCTGAGATCAACAGATGAAGCATGTCATAGCCAGCaagcagacggcggcggcggccggtcgCTGTCCTTCTCCAAGATCTTCAACTTCAGAATATGGGCGCCCGCCGGCGCATCCCTGTCCAGCTCCACCTTGGAGGATTACATTATTGATCAACACCAACTCGAGcatgatgctgctgctgctgctgccggtgCCGGTGCTGGTGCTGCCAAGGATAAGAGCAAGGACGAGGAGGAGAAGCTGAAGCAGGTATGCCGCTCGCAGTCCGTGCCAGCTACGAGCGTCGCCAGGCGATTCAGCAGCACCGCAAAAGGAAAAGGGTCGAGGAGAGTGGCAGACTCCAGCTCTCTCAGGCGGCTCAGACTGGTTCCGCTGCGTGTTCctcttcatcctcctcctcctctagatcAGGCCGCAAGCGCCACAGCcggaggagaagaggaggaagaagaacaacAGGAGGAACAAGATATCGCCGCCGAGGAGGCGGTGTGCCGCATCTGCATGGTAGCCCTGTCGGAGGAGGCGGTGCTCAAGCTGGAGTGCTGCTGCAAGGGCGAGCTGGCCCTGGCGCACAGGGCCTGCGCCATCAAGTGGTTCAGCATCAAGGGCAACGGCACCTGCGACGTGTGCAGCCAGGAGGTGCTCAACCTTCCAGTCACCCTGCGGCGCCTGCCGGACCCTGACGACCCTGCCCGTCCACCATCCGTCGTTCAGGCCGCGGTGGCTCTGGCTCAGGCACAGGCGCAGCTGCTGCAGGGCACTACGCAAGCTGATGGTGGTGCTGGTGATCCTACCGCAACCACCACCAGCAGATACAGCAGCTACAGGGTGTGGCACGGCACGCCAATCCTCGTCATCGTCAGCATGCTCGCCTACTTCTGCTTCCTGGAACAGCTGCTG GTCGGCGACCATGGCACGGCGGCTCTGGCCATCTCCTTGCCCTTCGCCTGCGTCCTTGGCCTCTTCTCCTCCCTAACCACAGCAAAGATGGTGTCCAGGAGATATGTATGGATCTACTCTGCAGTGCAGTTCCTCTTCATTGTGCTCTTCACGCACATCTTCTACAGATAC CCTGTATCCGAAGACGACGACGACCACGTTGAGTTTGATCTCAACGACCCTGAAGATGACGACGGCGGCACTGGCTTTGCTCTGCATGAGCCTGAAGATGACGACGGCCACATTGGCTTTGCTCTGCACGAGCCAGATGACGATGGCGATGCTGCGCTTGATCTCAACGACCCTCCGTTGGAGCATGGCAACG AACATGCTGCTCCCATTGAAGCAAACCATCGAAGAAAAGAAATGACAGAAGACGTTAGAAAACAAGTTTATCAAGCATTGTTGGCTAGAAGCAAGAATGAGAAACTAGCCAAGAAGGATACAAGAATTGTTGCTGACCAATTTGGACTGCACATTCGATCAGTTCAGCGCCTATGGAAGCGAGGTATTCACCAACTTGCTCAAAATATTCCGGTTGTGGTTGCAAGTAAAAAGAAGGGTAGATGTGGCCGCAAGGTAGTCCCTCTTGATTTGGAACTACTACGCAACATTCCTCTCAAGCAAAGAATGACCATAGAAGATGTGTCTAGTAAACTTGGTATGAGCAAAGCTAGGATACAAAGGTATTTGAAAAAAAGGTTTGCTTAG